AGGATCGCGCGAGCGCCCAGTGTTCCTGTCGCCGGTCGATCGGGAGCCGTGAGGGTGAAGGACATCCGTGCGCGCGCACCCCGATCCTTGAGATCGAAGGGCTGCGACAGCGGCTGCACCGTCCACCCGTCGGGCGCATCCAGGAGCAGGCGGCCGTTTGCTCGGGCGCGCGTGGCGGACACTTCAACCATCACCACCTTGGATGCACCAGGAGAGAGGAGCTCCAGGTCCTGGGGGAAATGAAGCGTGACAGGTGGAACAACTTGGACCTGGCGACGAATTTCCCCTCGTATGGGATCGTCGATCACCTCCACTACGGAGTCTGGCACCGACATGAGTTTCCCGTTGATTTCCAGGTCATGCGCCACCGGCATCACCGGGCTGTTTTCAGGAGTGCCTATCAGGCGGGCGTCGTCCACCCGGAAAGTGCCTTCGTCGCCCCGCTCCCGCAGCCAATACGGTGTGCTGGGCGGCGCATCCGCCGCGATTGCTGGCGAAGCCGACTGCTCTGCAAAGCGCCCAAGGGCCAGCGTTTGATCCGCCTTGACTGCCTCACCGCTTTGCAGGAGGCGACTCCGAACCCAGCGCACGTGCACTCCCTGAGACAGACTGCGCACGAGGACCCGGAGCTTCACAGGCACGCTTTCTCCAGCCAGGACTTCGGCACGAGGTGTTGTCGCTTCAACAAACAACCCAAGACAGGCGAGTATGATCCTGTCGAGTTGGGCCCGCTTGTCCGCCAGCATCGCCGGGCTTTCGGGGTATGCCAGTTTGATGAGTTGCTCACGCACATCAAGCAGGCCGGGAATGCTGGCCGCCGGATTTCCCGGTAGAAATGTCTTCATGACCCGCTGCATGGATTCCCCGATTCCCGCGCCTCCGGGAATGCGGGCCCAGGATGTCTCAATCCCATCAAGAATGTCGCGCTCCGCAGGTTTTCCGGCGATCAGCGTGAACACATCGGATCCTGAAGCGCGGTTGGCAACGGAGCCGAATCCCTGGCTCTTGTGCTGGCTTCTGCTGCGGGCGGCAATCTCGCCGAACGATTCTCCCAGGAGCGGATTGTAGACGCCGGAATCCACCTGGAGCGCAATGACCGGAGATTCACGGTTTCCACCCCGCATTCCCGCGGAAAAGGAATTCCAAAGCAGCCGGGTCGGCTTCCAGACCTGCAGGCCGTCCAGCGCAATCTGCTCCGGGAAGGCATCGGGTTCCCCGGCCATTTTGAACGCCTCGCCGGCAAGTATCGCGGAAGCGGTGTGATGCCCATGGGTCGTGCCTGCTCCCGCTGAAAAGCGCGTTATGATCACATCGGGTTGAAATCTCCGGATCACTCGCACGACATCCG
Above is a genomic segment from Opitutaceae bacterium containing:
- a CDS encoding PIG-L family deacetylase, producing MSSHKVLTASVAFAVITLSQSMAADSSPYRAQVSAMPMDTGAILQDLNSFLQLGRVLYVAAHPDDENTRLLSYLARGRGYATGYLSLTRGDGGQNLVGPELRDQLGVIRTQELLAARRIDGAEQFFTRANDFGFSKTPEETLHIWDRTAVLSDVVRVIRRFQPDVIITRFSAGAGTTHGHHTASAILAGEAFKMAGEPDAFPEQIALDGLQVWKPTRLLWNSFSAGMRGGNRESPVIALQVDSGVYNPLLGESFGEIAARSRSQHKSQGFGSVANRASGSDVFTLIAGKPAERDILDGIETSWARIPGGAGIGESMQRVMKTFLPGNPAASIPGLLDVREQLIKLAYPESPAMLADKRAQLDRIILACLGLFVEATTPRAEVLAGESVPVKLRVLVRSLSQGVHVRWVRSRLLQSGEAVKADQTLALGRFAEQSASPAIAADAPPSTPYWLRERGDEGTFRVDDARLIGTPENSPVMPVAHDLEINGKLMSVPDSVVEVIDDPIRGEIRRQVQVVPPVTLHFPQDLELLSPGASKVVMVEVSATRARANGRLLLDAPDGWTVQPLSQPFDLKDRGARARMSFTLTAPDRPATGTLGARAILDGAVVRTSRIDIRHDHIPAQLLQPPAEARLVCLKLAIKGKSVGYLPGAGDLVADGIRRMGYDVTMLETSGFTVEQLRAFDSVVLGVRAFNTRADIEQILPALFEYARNGGTVIVQYNTTAELKSSRFAPYDLTLSRERVVDESAAVTVLAKDHPAMTQPNLISDADFDHWVQERGLYFPSRWDSHFTPILSCADAGEPQLQGALLVARHGKGYFVYTGLSFFRELPAGVPGAYRLFANLLSLGK